A single genomic interval of Porphyromonas sp. oral taxon 275 harbors:
- a CDS encoding DUF4303 domain-containing protein has product MDELVSIVQACTRLAFSELFGNKEHFYYCVLLVTGEGYAPTISAWSWEALNRECTKQEAEHLRSELMWSYADSPYYAFGEEFFLPVQHHLSLRPSIDELSDEEWDKEWQDRMLAYERAMKNLDEEFFFGQGETRKQVYINVESMPMEEADISRAIRLNPSSEILKDWLSDMQ; this is encoded by the coding sequence ATGGATGAATTGGTTTCTATTGTACAAGCTTGCACAAGATTAGCCTTTAGTGAATTATTTGGTAACAAAGAGCATTTTTACTACTGTGTTCTCCTCGTTACAGGTGAGGGATATGCTCCTACTATATCAGCTTGGTCCTGGGAAGCATTGAACAGGGAGTGCACAAAACAAGAAGCTGAACATCTTCGGAGCGAGCTTATGTGGTCTTACGCAGATTCTCCCTACTACGCTTTTGGGGAAGAATTCTTTTTGCCTGTGCAACACCATTTGAGTCTGCGACCATCAATTGACGAATTAAGTGATGAAGAGTGGGATAAAGAATGGCAAGATAGAATGCTTGCTTATGAACGGGCGATGAAGAATCTAGATGAAGAGTTTTTTTTTGGTCAGGGAGAAACTCGAAAGCAAGTGTATATAAATGTCGAATCAATGCCCATGGAAGAAGCAGATATATCAAGAGCTATAAGATTAAATCCCAGCTCAGAAATTCTAAAAGATTGGTTAAGCGATATGCAATAA
- a CDS encoding DUF6707 family protein has protein sequence MNAVALYKHREFVWFQEQASGFIREVEKFPSLDDTEEIELFAHFSFCSYLLNSPVLWQFLEKPIESLPFIDFNSWEFIEPLLLLKVRCGKCTRTKGKERVEEALNSGDELSQKVNRSVFLRTLKGEHLDLDTLNSIFNAKTKWSNVFDLVILAMDIVRIAELGGSEAFPVARAHELLEECKIKFQASFGIV, from the coding sequence ATGAATGCAGTAGCTTTGTATAAGCATAGAGAGTTTGTATGGTTTCAAGAGCAGGCGAGTGGATTCATTCGGGAAGTGGAAAAATTCCCCTCCTTGGACGATACGGAAGAAATAGAGCTTTTTGCTCATTTCTCATTCTGTTCCTACTTGCTTAATAGTCCAGTCCTATGGCAGTTCTTAGAAAAACCTATTGAATCACTTCCCTTTATAGACTTCAATTCTTGGGAGTTTATAGAGCCTTTATTGTTGCTCAAGGTAAGGTGTGGTAAGTGTACAAGAACCAAGGGGAAAGAACGTGTTGAAGAAGCACTAAATTCAGGAGACGAACTTTCACAAAAGGTAAATCGGTCTGTTTTTCTTCGTACTCTAAAAGGAGAGCATTTAGATTTGGATACCTTGAATTCGATATTCAATGCTAAAACTAAATGGTCTAATGTTTTTGATTTGGTGATACTTGCAATGGACATAGTCCGAATTGCTGAACTGGGAGGAAGCGAAGCTTTCCCTGTTGCTCGAGCTCACGAACTATTAGAGGAATGCAAGATTAAGTTTCAAGCGTCCTTTGGGATAGTGTAA